The following coding sequences lie in one Leucoraja erinacea ecotype New England chromosome 20, Leri_hhj_1, whole genome shotgun sequence genomic window:
- the kdm8 gene encoding lysine-specific demethylase 8 isoform X4, whose translation MPTIWAEVMAVLPPKLEDINLKFNKTVSESLIFLLKQAAMLLYEGQDIAECLQMSQTIIDYSWEKLNVGTWKDVDKEWRRVFSYGCLFKAVCLCKDGSAFREAIETCDKGLLMGMAIMDNILIRLVKVLQNHNKPKKRSLEDVGSHQNSCHKRLQVALPLIKEIQTGMEVPRVHCPSLERFRAQHLIPHKPVILQGIVDHWPAVKDSKWSVEYIREIAGCRTVPVELGSRYTDEAWSQTLMTVGEFIDKYILHQEEGNPIGYVAQHQLFEQIPELRQDIHIPDYCCLGDKDEDEITINAWFGPTGTVSPLHQDPQHNFLTQVVGQKYIRLYSPEETPKLYPHPTHLLHNTSQVDVENPDLANYPEFELGNFQECILNPGEVLFIPVKYWHYVRSLNISFSVSFWWS comes from the exons ATGCCCACCATATGGGCTGAAGTAATGGCAGTTTTGCCACCCAAATTAGAGGACATCAACTTGAAGTTCAACAAAACAGTGAGCGAGAGTCTTATTTTCTTACTAAAGCAGGCAGCAATGTTACTGTATGAAGGCCAGGACATTGCCGAATGCCTGCAGATGAGTCAGACTATTATAGACTACTCCTGGGAGAAGCTCAACGTTGGAACTTGGAAGGACGTGGACAAGGAGTGGAGGAGAGTCTTTTCATACGGCTGTCTCTTTAAGGCTGTGTGCCTGTGCAAGGATGGATCAGCATTTAGAGAAGCAATAGAAACTTGTGACAAAGGGTTGTTGATGGGAATGGCCATAATGGACAACATCCTCATCAGACTGGTTAAAGTCCTTCAGAATCACAATAAACCTAAGAAGAGATCTCTAGAAGATGTTGGATCACATCAGAATTCCTGCCACAAG AGACTGCAGGTTGCTCTCCCTTTGATAAAGGAGATCCAAACTGGAATGGAAGTTCCAAGGGTCCATTGCCCTTCACTGGAACGTTTCCGAGCTCAGCACCTCATTCCGCACAAGCCTGTCATACTGCAGGGCATTGTTGATCATTGGCCTGCTGTGAAGGACTCCAAATGGAG TGTGGAATACATCCGAGAGATTGCAGGCTGCCGCACTGTCCCCGTGGAACTGGGCTCTCGCTACACAGATGAGGCATGGTCCCAGACTCTGATGACTGTGGGCGAGTTCATTGACAAGTACATACTGCATCAG gaggaggggaaccccattGGATATGTAGCTCAGCATCAGCTGTTTGAGCAG ATCCCAGAGTTGAGGCAGGATATCCACATACCAGATTACTGCTGTCTTGGTGACAAGGATGAAGATGAGATCACCATTAACGCCTGGTTTGGACCAACGGGAACGGTTTCTCCTCTGCACCAGGATCCACAGCACAATTTTCTGACACAG GTGGTGGGACAGAAATACATCCGCCTGTATTCGCCAGAAGAAACCCCAAAGCTGTATCCCCACCCAACACATCTTCTACACAACACCAGCCAG GTGGATGTGGAAAATCCAGACTTGGCGAATTATCCAGAGTTTGAATTGGGTAATTTCCAGGAATGCATCCTGAACCCAGGAGAGGTCCTTTTCATCCCAGTGAAATACTGGCATTATGTAAGGTCTTTGAATATCAGCTTCTCCGTCagtttctggtggtcctga
- the kdm8 gene encoding lysine-specific demethylase 8 isoform X2, whose translation MRGGRSRRKMAFMMPGDLIISFSWPFSHQTVFGESHQEMPTIWAEVMAVLPPKLEDINLKFNKTVSESLIFLLKQAAMLLYEGQDIAECLQMSQTIIDYSWEKLNVGTWKDVDKEWRRVFSYGCLFKAVCLCKDGSAFREAIETCDKGLLMGMAIMDNILIRLVKVLQNHNKPKKRSLEDVGSHQNSCHKRLQVALPLIKEIQTGMEVPRVHCPSLERFRAQHLIPHKPVILQGIVDHWPAVKDSKWSVEYIREIAGCRTVPVELGSRYTDEAWSQTLMTVGEFIDKYILHQEEGNPIGYVAQHQLFEQIPELRQDIHIPDYCCLGDKDEDEITINAWFGPTGTVSPLHQDPQHNFLTQVVGQKYIRLYSPEETPKLYPHPTHLLHNTSQVDVENPDLANYPEFELGNFQECILNPGEVLFIPVKYWHYVRSLNISFSVSFWWS comes from the exons ATTTGATCATCTCCTTCAGTTGGCCATTTTCGCATCAAACTGTCTTTGGAGAAAGTCATCAAGAGATGCCCACCATATGGGCTGAAGTAATGGCAGTTTTGCCACCCAAATTAGAGGACATCAACTTGAAGTTCAACAAAACAGTGAGCGAGAGTCTTATTTTCTTACTAAAGCAGGCAGCAATGTTACTGTATGAAGGCCAGGACATTGCCGAATGCCTGCAGATGAGTCAGACTATTATAGACTACTCCTGGGAGAAGCTCAACGTTGGAACTTGGAAGGACGTGGACAAGGAGTGGAGGAGAGTCTTTTCATACGGCTGTCTCTTTAAGGCTGTGTGCCTGTGCAAGGATGGATCAGCATTTAGAGAAGCAATAGAAACTTGTGACAAAGGGTTGTTGATGGGAATGGCCATAATGGACAACATCCTCATCAGACTGGTTAAAGTCCTTCAGAATCACAATAAACCTAAGAAGAGATCTCTAGAAGATGTTGGATCACATCAGAATTCCTGCCACAAG AGACTGCAGGTTGCTCTCCCTTTGATAAAGGAGATCCAAACTGGAATGGAAGTTCCAAGGGTCCATTGCCCTTCACTGGAACGTTTCCGAGCTCAGCACCTCATTCCGCACAAGCCTGTCATACTGCAGGGCATTGTTGATCATTGGCCTGCTGTGAAGGACTCCAAATGGAG TGTGGAATACATCCGAGAGATTGCAGGCTGCCGCACTGTCCCCGTGGAACTGGGCTCTCGCTACACAGATGAGGCATGGTCCCAGACTCTGATGACTGTGGGCGAGTTCATTGACAAGTACATACTGCATCAG gaggaggggaaccccattGGATATGTAGCTCAGCATCAGCTGTTTGAGCAG ATCCCAGAGTTGAGGCAGGATATCCACATACCAGATTACTGCTGTCTTGGTGACAAGGATGAAGATGAGATCACCATTAACGCCTGGTTTGGACCAACGGGAACGGTTTCTCCTCTGCACCAGGATCCACAGCACAATTTTCTGACACAG GTGGTGGGACAGAAATACATCCGCCTGTATTCGCCAGAAGAAACCCCAAAGCTGTATCCCCACCCAACACATCTTCTACACAACACCAGCCAG GTGGATGTGGAAAATCCAGACTTGGCGAATTATCCAGAGTTTGAATTGGGTAATTTCCAGGAATGCATCCTGAACCCAGGAGAGGTCCTTTTCATCCCAGTGAAATACTGGCATTATGTAAGGTCTTTGAATATCAGCTTCTCCGTCagtttctggtggtcctga
- the kdm8 gene encoding lysine-specific demethylase 8 isoform X1, whose protein sequence is MKHSNQEKVKLIRIHQEHTEKNICLCCIAIGSVMQDLIISFSWPFSHQTVFGESHQEMPTIWAEVMAVLPPKLEDINLKFNKTVSESLIFLLKQAAMLLYEGQDIAECLQMSQTIIDYSWEKLNVGTWKDVDKEWRRVFSYGCLFKAVCLCKDGSAFREAIETCDKGLLMGMAIMDNILIRLVKVLQNHNKPKKRSLEDVGSHQNSCHKRLQVALPLIKEIQTGMEVPRVHCPSLERFRAQHLIPHKPVILQGIVDHWPAVKDSKWSVEYIREIAGCRTVPVELGSRYTDEAWSQTLMTVGEFIDKYILHQEEGNPIGYVAQHQLFEQIPELRQDIHIPDYCCLGDKDEDEITINAWFGPTGTVSPLHQDPQHNFLTQVVGQKYIRLYSPEETPKLYPHPTHLLHNTSQVDVENPDLANYPEFELGNFQECILNPGEVLFIPVKYWHYVRSLNISFSVSFWWS, encoded by the exons ATGAAGCACTCAAATCAAGAGAAGGTCAAACTTATTAGAATACACCAGGAACATACGGAGAAGAACATCTGCTTATGCTGCATTGCAATTGGAAGTGTCATGCAAG ATTTGATCATCTCCTTCAGTTGGCCATTTTCGCATCAAACTGTCTTTGGAGAAAGTCATCAAGAGATGCCCACCATATGGGCTGAAGTAATGGCAGTTTTGCCACCCAAATTAGAGGACATCAACTTGAAGTTCAACAAAACAGTGAGCGAGAGTCTTATTTTCTTACTAAAGCAGGCAGCAATGTTACTGTATGAAGGCCAGGACATTGCCGAATGCCTGCAGATGAGTCAGACTATTATAGACTACTCCTGGGAGAAGCTCAACGTTGGAACTTGGAAGGACGTGGACAAGGAGTGGAGGAGAGTCTTTTCATACGGCTGTCTCTTTAAGGCTGTGTGCCTGTGCAAGGATGGATCAGCATTTAGAGAAGCAATAGAAACTTGTGACAAAGGGTTGTTGATGGGAATGGCCATAATGGACAACATCCTCATCAGACTGGTTAAAGTCCTTCAGAATCACAATAAACCTAAGAAGAGATCTCTAGAAGATGTTGGATCACATCAGAATTCCTGCCACAAG AGACTGCAGGTTGCTCTCCCTTTGATAAAGGAGATCCAAACTGGAATGGAAGTTCCAAGGGTCCATTGCCCTTCACTGGAACGTTTCCGAGCTCAGCACCTCATTCCGCACAAGCCTGTCATACTGCAGGGCATTGTTGATCATTGGCCTGCTGTGAAGGACTCCAAATGGAG TGTGGAATACATCCGAGAGATTGCAGGCTGCCGCACTGTCCCCGTGGAACTGGGCTCTCGCTACACAGATGAGGCATGGTCCCAGACTCTGATGACTGTGGGCGAGTTCATTGACAAGTACATACTGCATCAG gaggaggggaaccccattGGATATGTAGCTCAGCATCAGCTGTTTGAGCAG ATCCCAGAGTTGAGGCAGGATATCCACATACCAGATTACTGCTGTCTTGGTGACAAGGATGAAGATGAGATCACCATTAACGCCTGGTTTGGACCAACGGGAACGGTTTCTCCTCTGCACCAGGATCCACAGCACAATTTTCTGACACAG GTGGTGGGACAGAAATACATCCGCCTGTATTCGCCAGAAGAAACCCCAAAGCTGTATCCCCACCCAACACATCTTCTACACAACACCAGCCAG GTGGATGTGGAAAATCCAGACTTGGCGAATTATCCAGAGTTTGAATTGGGTAATTTCCAGGAATGCATCCTGAACCCAGGAGAGGTCCTTTTCATCCCAGTGAAATACTGGCATTATGTAAGGTCTTTGAATATCAGCTTCTCCGTCagtttctggtggtcctga
- the kdm8 gene encoding lysine-specific demethylase 8 isoform X3 — translation MSNLIISFSWPFSHQTVFGESHQEMPTIWAEVMAVLPPKLEDINLKFNKTVSESLIFLLKQAAMLLYEGQDIAECLQMSQTIIDYSWEKLNVGTWKDVDKEWRRVFSYGCLFKAVCLCKDGSAFREAIETCDKGLLMGMAIMDNILIRLVKVLQNHNKPKKRSLEDVGSHQNSCHKRLQVALPLIKEIQTGMEVPRVHCPSLERFRAQHLIPHKPVILQGIVDHWPAVKDSKWSVEYIREIAGCRTVPVELGSRYTDEAWSQTLMTVGEFIDKYILHQEEGNPIGYVAQHQLFEQIPELRQDIHIPDYCCLGDKDEDEITINAWFGPTGTVSPLHQDPQHNFLTQVVGQKYIRLYSPEETPKLYPHPTHLLHNTSQVDVENPDLANYPEFELGNFQECILNPGEVLFIPVKYWHYVRSLNISFSVSFWWS, via the exons ATGTCCA ATTTGATCATCTCCTTCAGTTGGCCATTTTCGCATCAAACTGTCTTTGGAGAAAGTCATCAAGAGATGCCCACCATATGGGCTGAAGTAATGGCAGTTTTGCCACCCAAATTAGAGGACATCAACTTGAAGTTCAACAAAACAGTGAGCGAGAGTCTTATTTTCTTACTAAAGCAGGCAGCAATGTTACTGTATGAAGGCCAGGACATTGCCGAATGCCTGCAGATGAGTCAGACTATTATAGACTACTCCTGGGAGAAGCTCAACGTTGGAACTTGGAAGGACGTGGACAAGGAGTGGAGGAGAGTCTTTTCATACGGCTGTCTCTTTAAGGCTGTGTGCCTGTGCAAGGATGGATCAGCATTTAGAGAAGCAATAGAAACTTGTGACAAAGGGTTGTTGATGGGAATGGCCATAATGGACAACATCCTCATCAGACTGGTTAAAGTCCTTCAGAATCACAATAAACCTAAGAAGAGATCTCTAGAAGATGTTGGATCACATCAGAATTCCTGCCACAAG AGACTGCAGGTTGCTCTCCCTTTGATAAAGGAGATCCAAACTGGAATGGAAGTTCCAAGGGTCCATTGCCCTTCACTGGAACGTTTCCGAGCTCAGCACCTCATTCCGCACAAGCCTGTCATACTGCAGGGCATTGTTGATCATTGGCCTGCTGTGAAGGACTCCAAATGGAG TGTGGAATACATCCGAGAGATTGCAGGCTGCCGCACTGTCCCCGTGGAACTGGGCTCTCGCTACACAGATGAGGCATGGTCCCAGACTCTGATGACTGTGGGCGAGTTCATTGACAAGTACATACTGCATCAG gaggaggggaaccccattGGATATGTAGCTCAGCATCAGCTGTTTGAGCAG ATCCCAGAGTTGAGGCAGGATATCCACATACCAGATTACTGCTGTCTTGGTGACAAGGATGAAGATGAGATCACCATTAACGCCTGGTTTGGACCAACGGGAACGGTTTCTCCTCTGCACCAGGATCCACAGCACAATTTTCTGACACAG GTGGTGGGACAGAAATACATCCGCCTGTATTCGCCAGAAGAAACCCCAAAGCTGTATCCCCACCCAACACATCTTCTACACAACACCAGCCAG GTGGATGTGGAAAATCCAGACTTGGCGAATTATCCAGAGTTTGAATTGGGTAATTTCCAGGAATGCATCCTGAACCCAGGAGAGGTCCTTTTCATCCCAGTGAAATACTGGCATTATGTAAGGTCTTTGAATATCAGCTTCTCCGTCagtttctggtggtcctga